The proteins below come from a single Triticum aestivum cultivar Chinese Spring chromosome 5D, IWGSC CS RefSeq v2.1, whole genome shotgun sequence genomic window:
- the LOC123124766 gene encoding protein FAR-RED ELONGATED HYPOCOTYL 3-like, translated as MTLVDMILHYENAVVRIRENEARDDCTASQSLPVPVTSSRELEIAASHVFTPANFYMLQADLRKIGGMEIVEIKLGDGSQQYIVAWKNNRKSRFWVEYTPVNSAETIRCSCRRMIRKGLPCKHIFHVLKYLNISEIPKCLVLVRFTKDARLGLPARRTSDLLGFGWTGAAERMKYSQVSVLASEAMHAACKHPTLWDQLQESLKTVIAKSHEYDQLKENLSKKTADLSTCAIEYVDDGEGNIVEVHDPIKVSTKGATKVDENRPMSKNGRPLSYDEIRIRCGACKLLGHTKRSKKCKLNKKSVVGEEE; from the exons atgaccctggtggatatgattttgcactatgagaacGCCGTTGTACGTATCCGTGAGAATGAGGCACGAGATGATtgcacggcctcacagagtttaccggtgccagttactagctcgagggaacttgagatagctgcttctcacgtcttcactccagcaaacttctatatgttgcaagctGATCTTAGGAAAATTGGtggcatggagattgtagaaataaagctcggagacggatcacagcagtacatcgtggcctggaagaataaccggaagagccgtttttgggtggagtacactccagtaaattccgcagaaactataaggtgcagctgcagaagaatgattcgaaagggtctaccttgcaagcacatattccatgtactgaagtacttgaatatatctgaaataccaaagtgtttagttcttgtgcGGTTCACGAAAGAcgcaaggttgggactgcccgcCAGGCGCACAAGCGATCTGTTGGGATTTGGATGGACTGGAGCAGctgaaagaatgaaatatagccaggtcagtgtgttGGCTTCAGAAGCTATGCATGCAGCATGCAAACACCCAactttgtgggatcagttacaggagAGTTTGAAGACCGTGATAGCTAAGAGCCATGAGTATGATCAGCTAAAGGAAAATTTGAGTAAGAAAACGGCTGATCTTAGTACTTGTGCAATTGAATATGTAgacgatggtgaaggcaacatAGTTGAAGTTCATGATCCTATTAAAGTATCAACGAAAGGTGCAACTAAGGTAGATGAGAACCGCCCTATGTCGAAAAATGGTAGGCCACTTTCGTACGACGAGATCAGAATCAGGTGCGGCGCATGCAAATTGCTAGGGCACACTAAACGcagcaagaaatgcaaactaaataAGAA AAGCGTGGTGGGCGAAGAAGAGTAG